A single Garra rufa chromosome 9, GarRuf1.0, whole genome shotgun sequence DNA region contains:
- the LOC141342980 gene encoding free fatty acid receptor 3, with product MVWTDGFRKVVLGVYGFTLITGLPANLLAFYAFLQKIRQRSTPMDVLLFSLTISDLIFLLFLPFRMVEVANKKWTMSYFLCPLSEFIFYSVIANSSLHLTAISVERYLGVAFPIKYKLKRNPRSAIIACFIFAMVSMMHCSIIYIMQYYNYFHPNTTDPSKRNSCYEEFSDEQLKILLPFRMELSIVFFYIPFLICSFCYIQCICILSRLSNVNAKKRRRAIGMALGTLLVFVICFMPFNISHLEGFLSGQSSEWRQPALLTSTLNACLDPFIFYFSSSALRSTFKNVLQGLGRRLLLPCCRSALYCSLFNGGKPEERTQSTDDSIR from the coding sequence ATGGTGTGGACAGATGGTTTCAGGAAAGTGGTGTTAGGGGTCTACGGATTCACGTTGATCACAGGCCTTCCCGCCAACCTCTTGGCTTTCTACGCCTTCTTGCAGAAGATCCGCCAGCGCTCTACCCCAATGGACGTGCTGTTATTCAGTTTAACCATCTCTGACCTGATCTTCCTCCTTTTCCTGCCGTTTCGCATGGTGGAAGTGGCCAACAAGAAATGGACGATGTCTTACTTCCTCTGCCCGCTGTCAGAATTCATCTTCTACTCGGTCATCGCCAACAGCAGCCTTCACCTGACGGCCATCAGCGTGGAGCGCTACCTTGGTGTAGCCTTCCCTATTAAATACAAGCTCAAGCGCAATCCCAGAAGTGCTATAATAGCCTGCTTCATATTCGCGATGGTGTCAATGATGCACTGCAGTATCATCTACATCATGCAGTACTACAACTATTTCCATCCCAACACCACAGATCCATCCAAACGTAACAGCTGTTATGAAGAATTCAGTGACGAACAGCTCAAGATCCTCCTGCCGTTTCGCATGGAGCTTTCTATTGTCTTCTTCTACATCCCTTTCCTCATCTGCTCCTTCTGCTACATCCAATGCATCTGCATACTTTCCAGACTATCCAACGTCAACGCCAAGAAGCGGCGTAGAGCCATCGGGATGGCGTTGGGCACGCTTCTAGTATTTGTTATCTGTTTCATGCCCTTCAACATCTCACACCTGGAGGGATTTCTAAGCGGCCAAAGCTCTGAATGGAGACAACCTGCTTTACTCACGAGCACGCTGAATGCATGTCTCGACCCTTTCATATTCTACTTCTCTTCTTCGGCACTCAGATCCACTTTCAAGAACGTGTTGCAGGGGCTGGGGAGGCGTTTGCTCCTTCCTTGCTGCCGCTCGGCTCTCTACTGTTCTTTATTCAATGGTGGGAAACCAGAGGAGCGAACGCAGAGCACTGACGACAGTATCCGCTGA